One Aegilops tauschii subsp. strangulata cultivar AL8/78 chromosome 7, Aet v6.0, whole genome shotgun sequence genomic window carries:
- the LOC109784467 gene encoding aspartyl protease family protein At5g10770-like gives MASAIPCLLLCLLILAPHLGSSYRTGSINGGKHVITRDGNGLAVTHRLSPCSPSAAGLGQSMPSVGDASSRDALRLRGLLDDSADSRGLTIPSTGTPLVDLPDAPEYHVVVGLGTPAQNLTVGFDTATIGATLLQCKPCAAGDPCDKVFDPSQSSSLYDIPCGRTWEGCPITRCSTPGCTFRVTHNGSLVLNASMEKDTLTLAPSVHLRGFRFLCMEMMSEVPTDGTSGVLDLSRNHYSLASRVLLSPDTVAFSYCLPRGAESQGFLSFGTIRPELAGRSVSYATLHSRAPRRNLYFLRLTGVSIDGLDLPISAQALASDALVEVQTTFTYLKPRVYEYLRDLFRYAMSNYKVAPASGELDTCYDFTDMDAIGVPSITLSFEGGASLELGLEQMMYFSNPHNIFSVACLAFAPAPAYGSGASVIGSLAQAYTEVVYDLRGGKVGFVDNRC, from the exons ATGGCTTCCGCCATTCCCTGTCTGCTCTTGTGCTTGCTCATTCTTGCTCCTCATCTCGGCAGCTCCTACCGCACAGGCTCCATCAATGGCGGAAAGCATGTCATCACCC GAGATGGCAATGGACTGGCTGTGACGCATCGGCTGAGCCCGTGCTCTCCTTCCGCCGCCGGTCTGGGCCAGAGCATGCCCTCGGTCGGCGACGCCTCCAGCCGCGACGCCCTCCGCCTACGCGGGCTCCTCGACGACTCAGCGGACAGCCGTGGTCTGACGATCCCCTCGACCGGCACCCCCCTGGTCGACCTTCCGGATGCACCGGAATACCACGTCGTCGTCGGCCTCGGTACTCCGGCGCAGAACCTCACCGTGGGATTCGACACGGCCACCATCGGAGCCACGCTTCTCCAGTGCAAGCCATGCGCCGCCGGGGACCCATGCGACAAGGTCTTCGACCCCTCCCAGTCATCATCCCTTTACGACATTCCATGCGGCAGGACATGGGAAGGCTGCCCCATTACCCGTTGCTCCACCCCCGGCTGCACGTTCCGCGTGACACACAACGGCTCCCTCGTGTTGAACGCGTCCATGGAGAAGGACACCCTCACGCTGGCGCCGTCGGTCCACCTGCGCGGCTTCAGGTTCCTTTGCATGGAGATGATGAGCGAGGTGCCGACGGACGGCACGTCGGGAGTCCTCGACCTCAGCAGGAACCACTACTCGCTGGCCTCACGGGTCCTTCTGTCCCCAGACACGGTTGCCTTCTCCTACTGCCTGCCGAGGGGCGCCGAGTCCCAGGGCTTCCtctccttcggcaccatccggcCGGAGCTCGCCGGCCGCAGTGTGAGCTACGCCACCCTGCACAGCAGAGCCCCTCGCCGGAACCTCTACTTCCTGAGGCTCACCGGCGTGAGCATCGACGGGCTGGACCTCCCGATCTCCGCCCAGGCGCTCGCCAGCGACGCGCTGGTCGAGGTGCAGACGACGTTCACCTACCTGAAGCCGCGCGTGTACGAGTACCTGCGCGACCTGTTCAGGTATGCTATGAGTAATTACAAGGTGGCGCCGGCGTCGGGCGAGCTCGACACGTGCTACGACTTCACCGACATGGACGCTATCGGTGTGCCGAGCATCACGCTCAGCTTTGAGGGCGGGGCGAGCCTGGAGCTCGGATTGGAGCAGATGATGTACTTCAGCAACCCCCACAACATCTTCTCGGTGGCGTGCCTCGCGttcgcgccggcgccggcgtACGGGTCGGGCGCCTCCGTCATCGGATCGCTGGCGCAGGCGTACACGGAGGTGGTCTACGATCTGCGTGGAGGCAAGGTCGGGTTCGTCGACAACCGCTGCTGA